A genomic segment from Methanolobus zinderi encodes:
- a CDS encoding PAS domain S-box protein, whose protein sequence is MPQGNYFSLLYETTEEFMSVVAAFLDAGLKENECCIWAVSGQITRESAENFLRDEGIDVDSYLRSGQLIIMPCTECYIADEGPVSERTLRKWQEIHDTAISGGFSGLRIADKFTIVGEDSWKRFMEFEKKGIDIIRRKNIIALFAFLLEARTRSEILDIIEMHDGTVVKQKGIWTLLQSSSTCKPLVSERRFPENILEDIWTGVWAVDRYDRIVYFNKGMEAISGFSKDDVLGQKLDKFVPRQVNQEELSFIELFNLAKENLRSKSYDIFPFIKPDGQYVYHSGVLLPLTDENGSYAGMIGTVGKTSQQEISHKKLRDQFKSIERLEEIYKRSPVVAVLWRAEKDWPIEFISENIAQFGYIPENFTSGELTYADIVHPDDLDIVKTSAEQLEIEGKFYYSKDYRLLTKSGEPRWVTERSYLIRDENGEPAYYQGIIIDVTERKRAEEKLVKSEALLTEVSRIAKIGGWEFDASTGKGTWTPEIARIHELDSSTPTDVEFGLSFYPPGSREIIEKAVHDAVEKGEPYDIELELITAKGTHKWVRTIGNPVTKNGKVVSVTGALQDITERKKAEEAALENEKKYRLIFENSPLGIFHFNEKGMLTHCNEKFLEIMGLKKKEDIIGFNLVASIVDEQMKKAVKDVFSRKIGHFEGEYHTVSTDITVNIKADYSPNIADDGTFLGGIGVFEDISERKKAEIAALEAEKKFRLIFENSPLGIFNFNQNGMVTHCNEKFLQIIGLEDKEDIIGFNMVTQIKDPKMKKAINDVLSRKAGHFEGEYHTVISGKEVFIKADYSPNIAHNGTFLGGIGIFADISARKKAEEALRLDESRLETLLRLNQMTDKTFKEIADFVQEEAVKLTQSRMGYLAFLNEKGTVLSIYSWSKNVMTDCNVKQEKKFDYLLDSTGLWGEPVRQKHPIIVNDYEASNKFKRGYPKGHIKMKRYMSVPIIEGGKVVGVAGVGNKEDPYDQADVRQLTLLMEGMWQMMEKKRAEDTLREFASKLAQANRDLSKANAELSQANEELKSLDLMKDEFLSNVSHEFKTPLTSIQGYSQLIWDGTLGPVNEQQKKAVDTVIRNSERLRKLVDSLLYISRAQAGKLSYSFDDLMISDVIDNSIQDLSLQAEKKDIEINKYVEEDLPLIRGDKDKLTDVMINLIDNAIKFTPQGGRIDVGAEVDDGSLHIYVRDTGIGIPEDKISNLFQRFYQVDASVKRRYGGTGLGLYICKKIIEDHEGNIWVKSQEGEGSTFHILLPLKNDDSSDSE, encoded by the coding sequence ATGCCTCAGGGGAATTACTTTTCTCTTCTCTACGAGACCACTGAAGAATTCATGAGTGTGGTAGCAGCATTTCTGGATGCAGGTCTGAAAGAGAATGAATGCTGTATCTGGGCGGTTTCAGGACAGATCACCCGCGAGAGTGCTGAAAATTTCCTCAGGGACGAAGGTATTGATGTAGATTCTTATCTCCGGAGCGGCCAGCTAATAATAATGCCCTGTACGGAATGCTATATTGCAGATGAAGGTCCCGTATCCGAAAGAACCCTCAGGAAGTGGCAGGAAATACATGATACGGCTATTTCCGGTGGATTCAGCGGGCTCAGGATCGCTGATAAGTTCACGATAGTGGGTGAGGACTCCTGGAAGAGATTCATGGAATTTGAGAAGAAGGGCATTGATATCATACGCAGGAAAAATATCATTGCTCTGTTCGCATTCCTCCTTGAGGCCCGTACAAGGTCCGAGATACTTGATATTATAGAGATGCATGACGGTACGGTAGTAAAACAAAAAGGTATATGGACCCTTCTCCAGAGTTCTTCCACATGCAAACCTCTTGTCAGTGAAAGACGCTTTCCTGAGAACATACTCGAGGATATATGGACCGGTGTCTGGGCTGTTGACAGGTACGACAGGATTGTATATTTCAATAAAGGTATGGAAGCGATCTCCGGTTTCTCAAAGGACGATGTTCTGGGACAAAAACTGGACAAGTTCGTACCAAGACAGGTAAATCAGGAGGAACTAAGCTTCATTGAGCTTTTTAACCTTGCAAAGGAAAACCTGCGTTCGAAAAGTTATGATATCTTCCCTTTCATAAAACCGGATGGTCAGTATGTCTATCACAGTGGGGTCCTGCTACCCCTGACCGATGAAAATGGCTCATACGCCGGGATGATCGGGACAGTTGGTAAGACCTCCCAGCAGGAGATAAGCCACAAGAAACTGAGAGACCAGTTCAAATCCATTGAAAGACTGGAAGAGATATACAAGAGAAGTCCGGTGGTTGCTGTTCTCTGGCGAGCGGAAAAAGACTGGCCAATAGAGTTCATATCCGAGAACATAGCTCAGTTCGGTTATATCCCTGAAAATTTCACATCCGGAGAGCTGACCTATGCGGATATTGTCCATCCTGATGATCTTGATATTGTAAAGACTTCTGCTGAACAACTGGAGATCGAAGGGAAATTCTATTACTCAAAGGATTACCGCCTATTGACAAAGTCAGGAGAGCCGCGATGGGTGACCGAAAGGTCCTACCTTATAAGGGATGAGAACGGGGAGCCTGCCTACTATCAGGGTATAATAATAGATGTCACTGAGCGTAAACGTGCTGAAGAAAAACTTGTTAAGAGTGAAGCTCTTCTCACTGAGGTCAGCAGGATTGCCAAAATAGGAGGCTGGGAATTTGATGCATCAACTGGCAAGGGGACATGGACACCTGAAATTGCTAGAATTCATGAATTAGACTCTTCAACACCTACAGATGTTGAATTTGGATTAAGTTTCTACCCCCCGGGGTCAAGAGAAATTATTGAAAAAGCTGTCCATGATGCTGTAGAAAAAGGCGAACCTTACGACATTGAATTGGAATTGATCACAGCTAAAGGTACACATAAATGGGTTAGGACTATCGGAAATCCAGTAACAAAAAATGGTAAGGTCGTGAGTGTCACCGGAGCATTACAGGATATCACTGAACGCAAAAAAGCTGAAGAAGCTGCTCTTGAAAATGAAAAAAAATACCGCCTGATCTTCGAGAATTCTCCTCTTGGCATCTTTCATTTTAACGAAAAGGGCATGCTAACACACTGTAATGAGAAGTTCCTGGAAATAATGGGACTTAAGAAGAAAGAAGATATCATAGGTTTCAATCTGGTTGCTTCAATCGTAGATGAACAGATGAAAAAAGCAGTCAAAGATGTCTTTTCAAGGAAAATCGGACATTTTGAGGGTGAGTATCATACTGTTTCAACTGATATTACCGTCAATATCAAGGCTGATTACAGTCCGAATATAGCAGATGACGGTACTTTTCTTGGCGGAATTGGGGTATTTGAAGATATATCTGAGCGTAAAAAAGCTGAAATAGCTGCTCTTGAAGCCGAAAAGAAATTCCGTCTTATATTCGAGAACTCTCCTCTGGGTATTTTCAATTTCAATCAGAATGGAATGGTAACCCATTGTAATGAGAAGTTTTTACAAATTATAGGCCTGGAAGACAAAGAAGATATCATCGGCTTCAATATGGTCACACAGATCAAAGACCCAAAGATGAAAAAGGCGATCAATGATGTTCTTTCAAGAAAGGCTGGTCACTTCGAGGGTGAGTATCATACAGTAATCAGTGGCAAAGAGGTCTTCATCAAGGCTGACTACAGCCCGAATATTGCGCACAATGGTACTTTCCTTGGTGGCATAGGTATTTTTGCAGATATCTCTGCCCGCAAAAAAGCTGAAGAGGCATTACGTCTTGACGAGTCCAGGCTTGAAACCCTTCTCAGGCTCAACCAGATGACAGATAAAACCTTCAAGGAAATAGCCGATTTCGTACAGGAAGAGGCCGTGAAACTGACACAGAGCAGGATGGGATATCTTGCCTTCCTTAATGAGAAAGGAACTGTACTGTCCATATATTCCTGGTCAAAGAACGTGATGACGGATTGCAATGTGAAACAGGAGAAGAAGTTTGATTATCTTCTTGATTCCACCGGTCTGTGGGGAGAACCTGTCCGTCAGAAACATCCGATCATAGTCAACGATTACGAGGCTTCCAATAAGTTCAAACGTGGTTATCCTAAGGGTCATATAAAGATGAAACGCTATATGAGCGTTCCAATCATCGAAGGCGGAAAAGTGGTGGGTGTTGCCGGTGTAGGTAACAAGGAAGATCCTTACGATCAGGCCGATGTCAGGCAGCTTACACTCCTTATGGAAGGAATGTGGCAGATGATGGAGAAAAAGAGGGCAGAGGATACTCTTCGTGAATTTGCTTCCAAGCTGGCACAGGCAAACAGGGACCTTTCAAAGGCCAATGCCGAACTGTCACAGGCTAACGAGGAATTAAAATCCCTTGACCTGATGAAGGATGAGTTCCTGTCCAATGTGAGCCATGAATTCAAGACCCCGCTAACATCCATACAGGGTTACAGTCAGTTAATATGGGACGGTACGCTCGGCCCGGTGAACGAACAGCAGAAAAAAGCAGTTGATACCGTTATCCGCAATTCCGAACGTCTCCGCAAACTTGTGGATTCTCTCCTGTATATCAGCAGGGCACAGGCCGGTAAGCTCTCCTATTCCTTTGACGATCTCATGATATCCGATGTTATTGACAATTCGATACAGGATTTGTCTTTACAAGCCGAGAAAAAGGACATCGAGATCAATAAGTATGTTGAGGAAGACCTGCCACTGATAAGGGGCGATAAGGACAAACTTACGGATGTGATGATCAACCTGATCGATAATGCGATCAAGTTCACTCCGCAGGGTGGTAGGATCGATGTTGGTGCGGAAGTGGATGACGGTTCCCTGCACATATATGTCAGAGATACCGGGATAGGTATTCCCGAAGACAAGATCTCAAATCTCTTCCAGAGATTCTACCAGGTGGACGCTTCTGTAAAAAGGAGGTATGGTGGAACCGGTCTGGGTCTGTATATATGCAAAAAGATCATCGAGGACCACGAAGGCAATATATGGGTCAAGAGTCAGGAAGGAGAGGGAAGTACTTTCCATATCTTACTACCCCTAAAAAACGATGACTCATCCGACAGTGAATGA
- a CDS encoding GbsR/MarR family transcriptional regulator: MDKKRKKVAKVAPLHPCDERGNNNTQHSPLLSPKKETKNVSWIPSDPASPKEEFTELITQNLKAEGFDEISSRIIGVLFIEPEEMSLEEIAIETGYSLSAVSTAMKNLSQFHIVRRFQKPGSKKAFFFLDKNLISIGAQALRIKYDNVILPSKRILPDIIEKYEQESSEKARNELEIILRYYRQIVKLESVVGDFLDEIEKIVLDEE; encoded by the coding sequence ATGGATAAAAAAAGAAAAAAGGTGGCAAAAGTAGCACCTTTGCATCCTTGTGATGAAAGAGGAAACAATAATACACAGCATTCCCCATTGCTTTCACCAAAAAAAGAGACAAAAAATGTATCCTGGATACCCAGTGATCCTGCAAGTCCAAAAGAGGAATTCACCGAGCTTATAACCCAAAATCTGAAAGCTGAAGGATTCGATGAGATCTCCTCAAGGATCATAGGAGTTCTTTTCATAGAACCCGAGGAAATGTCACTTGAAGAGATTGCCATCGAAACAGGATACAGCCTGTCTGCGGTCAGCACAGCCATGAAGAACCTTTCTCAGTTCCACATTGTAAGGAGATTCCAGAAACCGGGTTCAAAAAAAGCTTTCTTCTTTCTGGACAAGAACCTCATATCAATTGGTGCGCAGGCACTGAGAATCAAATACGACAATGTGATCCTTCCATCCAAAAGGATATTGCCAGATATCATTGAAAAGTATGAGCAGGAGAGCTCTGAAAAAGCTCGCAATGAACTGGAGATCATTCTACGCTACTACAGGCAAATAGTAAAACTCGAATCTGTGGTAGGGGATTTTCTGGATGAGATCGAGAAAATAGTTCTTGATGAAGAGTGA
- a CDS encoding PQQ-dependent sugar dehydrogenase: MLDDSSGRSFWWSLLFILVFVIILAFVAYDYLGVRPSAGSDGTADISLPPGFAIDTYADNLGSSLVSYPGPDPGPRMLLEKDGVVYVSIPNRELIAVLPDRDGNNEADEVGVFISGLNYPHGLDYSDGWFYIAEENRVIRVRDDDNNLRADANSTEVLIDDLPSGGHSTRTVKVNNDSLYLSMGSSCNVCYEEDERRAAITRCDLDGSNCTVFASGLRNSVGMVFHPETGELYATDNGRDWLGDDLPPDEINLIEEGNDYGWPICYGQNIHDTEFDTNNSTGNPCENRTPSLVDLQAHSAPLGLAFYDGNMFPEEYQGDLFVCYHGSWNREVPTGYKIVNIDMDTLGVNDFATGWLRQNETVIGRPVDVIVAEDGSLLVSDDNAGKIYRIYYEG, from the coding sequence ATGCTAGACGATTCTTCAGGCAGGAGTTTTTGGTGGAGCTTACTTTTTATTTTAGTGTTTGTAATTATCCTTGCTTTTGTAGCCTATGATTATCTGGGTGTGCGTCCTTCAGCGGGGTCTGACGGAACCGCTGATATATCTCTTCCTCCTGGTTTTGCTATAGATACCTATGCTGACAATCTGGGAAGCAGTCTGGTATCCTACCCGGGTCCCGACCCCGGACCACGTATGTTACTTGAGAAGGACGGAGTGGTATACGTATCAATACCTAACAGGGAACTGATCGCTGTACTGCCTGACAGGGATGGTAACAATGAAGCCGACGAGGTCGGTGTTTTCATTTCAGGACTGAATTACCCTCATGGTCTGGACTACTCGGATGGCTGGTTCTATATTGCAGAAGAGAATCGTGTGATCAGAGTACGGGATGATGATAATAATCTTAGGGCAGATGCCAATAGTACCGAGGTCCTCATCGATGATCTACCAAGCGGTGGTCATTCCACGAGAACGGTGAAGGTAAACAACGATTCTCTTTATCTGAGCATGGGTTCCTCATGCAATGTCTGTTATGAAGAGGATGAGCGCCGGGCTGCCATAACCAGATGTGATCTTGATGGGAGCAACTGCACTGTGTTTGCCAGTGGATTGCGAAACTCCGTGGGTATGGTATTCCATCCGGAAACCGGAGAATTGTATGCCACGGACAACGGACGTGACTGGCTTGGAGATGATCTTCCTCCTGATGAGATCAACCTGATCGAAGAAGGTAATGACTACGGATGGCCTATCTGTTATGGTCAGAATATCCATGATACCGAGTTTGATACTAACAACTCGACCGGAAATCCCTGTGAGAACAGGACCCCGAGTCTGGTTGATCTGCAGGCACACTCCGCCCCTCTAGGTCTTGCGTTCTATGATGGGAATATGTTTCCTGAAGAGTATCAGGGTGACCTGTTCGTATGCTATCATGGGTCCTGGAACCGGGAAGTACCCACCGGATACAAGATAGTGAATATTGATATGGATACGCTGGGTGTCAATGACTTTGCCACAGGCTGGTTGAGACAGAATGAAACAGTTATCGGCAGACCGGTAGATGTTATTGTAGCAGAGGACGGCTCGCTTTTGGTAAGTGATGATAATGCCGGGAAGATATACAGGATATATTATGAAGGCTGA
- a CDS encoding carboxymuconolactone decarboxylase family protein, with translation MTIQDKADEIDRKIGFYSMKKAIMQDGAIDRRTKKLLAVASAVAVGCDTCFSTNRKFAKEAGISDEEIEEAILVASLIRLGSGLNYTWKTITDE, from the coding sequence ATGACCATACAGGATAAAGCCGATGAGATCGACAGGAAGATCGGCTTTTACAGCATGAAAAAAGCTATCATGCAGGATGGAGCTATTGACAGGAGAACAAAGAAACTCCTTGCAGTTGCGAGCGCGGTTGCTGTGGGTTGTGACACCTGTTTTTCAACAAACCGGAAATTTGCAAAGGAAGCCGGTATTTCAGACGAGGAAATCGAGGAAGCAATATTAGTTGCCTCACTGATCAGGCTGGGTTCGGGGCTGAATTATACGTGGAAAACGATAACTGATGAGTGA
- a CDS encoding CobW family GTP-binding protein, producing MKVIIIGGFLGSGKTTTLRNLGKHLISRGHKIAIIVNEIGEVGIDGETISDSGLVTKELTSGCICCSLRISMEFTLQTLVEEYNPDIVIIEPTGIAFPMQIKEHIELMDLEDLSFAPVVSLVDASRIEMEVDQIPVFIANQIKEAEIVCINKIDLVDAETIAKSTMTVLQLNPDALVVEFSAKKEDANFQRFLDLLAGESHAAYTGSNLNSIEMSDVGNYSGEYSLHADELHPDRVTNILVHLLSQIKEKLQEVNPEFIGHVKMTMKFGEGLIKANLTSAHGEPFVEILDESVDGEQHLRFLSAVTLVPKDTLVGIIDEAIQKVLTEEGIGFDKKDLSSGSAPISL from the coding sequence TTGAAAGTTATAATCATTGGCGGTTTTCTGGGAAGCGGAAAGACCACGACTTTAAGAAACCTTGGAAAACACCTTATTTCCAGGGGACACAAGATAGCTATCATAGTTAATGAGATAGGAGAAGTGGGTATAGATGGAGAGACTATCTCCGATTCTGGTCTTGTTACAAAAGAGCTGACAAGTGGTTGCATATGCTGTTCACTCAGGATCAGCATGGAATTCACGCTGCAAACCCTGGTGGAGGAATACAATCCTGATATCGTTATCATTGAACCAACCGGCATTGCTTTCCCAATGCAGATCAAGGAACATATAGAGCTCATGGACCTTGAGGATCTGAGCTTTGCCCCGGTGGTATCACTGGTCGATGCAAGCAGGATCGAGATGGAGGTGGACCAGATTCCGGTATTTATAGCCAACCAGATAAAGGAAGCAGAGATTGTCTGCATCAACAAGATCGACCTGGTGGACGCGGAAACCATAGCTAAATCAACAATGACGGTTCTCCAGTTAAATCCCGATGCACTGGTGGTTGAATTCTCTGCAAAGAAGGAAGATGCCAATTTCCAGCGTTTCCTGGATTTGCTTGCAGGTGAAAGCCACGCAGCATATACGGGCAGCAACCTCAACTCCATTGAGATGTCAGATGTTGGCAACTATTCCGGTGAGTATTCACTGCATGCCGATGAGCTGCACCCTGACCGGGTAACAAATATCCTTGTACATCTGCTGTCCCAGATTAAGGAGAAACTTCAGGAAGTAAACCCTGAGTTCATAGGTCATGTGAAGATGACCATGAAATTCGGGGAAGGACTGATTAAGGCAAACCTTACATCCGCACATGGCGAGCCTTTTGTGGAGATTCTCGATGAATCAGTTGATGGCGAACAGCACCTGAGATTCCTGTCAGCCGTGACCCTTGTACCAAAGGACACTCTTGTTGGTATTATTGATGAGGCAATTCAGAAAGTACTAACAGAAGAAGGTATTGGTTTTGATAAGAAAGACCTTTCATCAGGCTCAGCTCCTATCAGCCTTTAA
- a CDS encoding ferredoxin domain-containing protein has protein sequence MKLNAETEVMESLAKTILVAARTAPKGKGIDDIVTCMLDESEKNELADKMEELSEIKGLKFLIRDAKNVRDADSLILIGLKSSGASGLDCGACGFETCKEMLDTKKVKVEFTGPHCMIKYMDLGIAVGCAAAKAKDLCVDNRILYSAGAAACYFDMMDADVAMALPLSVKGKNIFFDRSPKK, from the coding sequence ATGAAACTGAACGCTGAAACCGAAGTAATGGAATCGCTCGCAAAGACAATACTTGTTGCTGCAAGGACCGCACCAAAGGGCAAGGGTATTGATGATATCGTAACCTGTATGCTGGATGAAAGTGAGAAGAACGAACTTGCAGATAAGATGGAAGAGCTCAGCGAGATCAAAGGTTTGAAGTTCCTGATAAGGGATGCAAAGAATGTCAGGGATGCTGATTCACTAATTCTCATCGGTTTGAAATCATCCGGTGCAAGTGGGCTCGACTGCGGAGCCTGTGGCTTTGAGACATGTAAGGAAATGCTTGATACTAAGAAGGTAAAAGTTGAGTTCACAGGCCCGCATTGCATGATCAAGTATATGGACCTTGGAATTGCAGTGGGATGTGCAGCTGCAAAAGCAAAGGACCTCTGTGTTGATAACCGTATTCTGTACAGTGCAGGAGCAGCAGCATGCTATTTTGATATGATGGATGCGGATGTTGCAATGGCTCTTCCGTTGAGTGTCAAAGGAAAGAACATATTCTTTGATAGGTCGCCTAAAAAGTAG
- a CDS encoding winged helix-turn-helix domain-containing protein, with protein MTGEDLAKKKYEWMNKMEKEGRMKSNPSEDHAIGLRTLQNPARRKILGMLKDCPLCIEEIGEKLNISNTQAKFHADMLENALYIDKVENSEPTVYQLSPRGEAFLMNVEESK; from the coding sequence ATGACAGGAGAAGACCTTGCAAAGAAAAAATACGAATGGATGAACAAAATGGAAAAGGAAGGAAGAATGAAGTCTAACCCCAGCGAAGACCATGCCATAGGACTCAGGACCCTTCAAAATCCGGCACGTCGTAAAATACTCGGGATGCTTAAGGACTGTCCGCTCTGCATAGAAGAGATCGGTGAAAAGTTGAATATCAGCAACACACAGGCAAAGTTCCACGCAGATATGCTGGAGAATGCACTATATATCGATAAAGTAGAGAACAGTGAACCCACAGTTTATCAACTATCCCCCCGGGGTGAAGCTTTTCTAATGAATGTGGAGGAGAGCAAATAA